One stretch of Lysobacterales bacterium DNA includes these proteins:
- a CDS encoding outer membrane protein transport protein, with protein MRFSTQQRGDDGASGFGLGAQYHINDQWQAGLVFRRAPKFKYTASIVPGTQTFTRLDKQAYLDTPDLLGLGLVYRPSDALTLALDVSHVQYSQLTDDMVSNFNLNDDTAAGRAAIDPLLTKDDYEVRLGMEYTFTEMEVPLSLRAGVWRDPEHTIRFNGVPNDEPAMMPSPMPCCSRTATTSCTRRSDSAGHSRSSSSTLPSTRPSATRLSRSPACCASDRSSPARCTTTPRTCAASSFLAHAAEEGAEARRVETGVQRDRWLRGACTADLLLGAAAMRCGIRDLDLGQGMRGRRAQQMQVRERLALDAGQRSRDDIAIASAQPLLQRVLQRRRHRGGSRSGRCGRTRLRFRRHQRRRWRGRGGRLYGRRGGYTGGIRRGCGRCCRRWFAWRSERQLRAAVAARGIGHALELGQLRDHRRRRRITEPAHRAGTVVLFVGGKPEVVVRHIRRETLAVELHPHFRRRIAGERFLHRRLDRAPVLLLGGFLTARIGLVVRPRDGRREQRSGDQYGKTALRDRHGARTPFHPAPRTRPNSGFPSSPSPSPAHCCVHRRDA; from the coding sequence GTGCGCTTCTCGACCCAGCAGCGGGGCGACGACGGCGCATCCGGCTTCGGTCTCGGTGCCCAATACCACATCAACGACCAGTGGCAGGCGGGCCTGGTGTTCCGGCGCGCACCGAAGTTCAAGTACACCGCGAGCATCGTTCCCGGCACCCAGACCTTCACGCGCCTGGACAAGCAGGCCTACCTGGACACCCCGGACCTGCTCGGCCTCGGGCTGGTCTATCGCCCGTCCGATGCCCTGACGCTGGCGCTGGACGTGTCGCATGTGCAGTACTCGCAACTGACCGACGACATGGTCTCGAACTTCAACCTCAACGATGACACTGCTGCGGGTCGCGCGGCGATCGACCCGCTGCTCACCAAGGACGACTACGAAGTGCGCCTCGGCATGGAGTACACCTTTACCGAAATGGAAGTGCCGCTATCGCTGCGTGCCGGCGTCTGGCGCGACCCGGAACACACGATCCGTTTCAATGGCGTGCCGAACGACGAACCGGCGATGATGCCGTCGCCAATGCCGTGCTGTTCTCGCACGGCGACGACGAGCTGCACACGTCGGTCGGATTCGGCTGGGCATTCGAGAAGTTCCAGCTCGACGCTGCCTTCGACGCGTCCGAGCGCAACGAGACTTTCTCGCTCTCCGGCGTGTTGCGCTTCTGATCGTTCAAGCCCTGCCCGCTGCACCACGACGCCGCGCACCTGCGCGGCGTCGTCGTTTCTAGCGCACGCTGCTGAAGAAGGCGCGGAAGCGCGGCGAGTAGAAACCGGCGTCCAGCGCGATCGATGGCTGCGCGGCGCGTGCACTGCGGATCTCCTGCTCGGCGCGGCTGCGATGCGCTGCGGCATTCGCGACCTCGATCTCGGACAGGGCATGCGAGGACGCCGCGCGCAACAGATGCAGGTGCGCGAGCGCCTTGCCCTGGACGCCGGCCAGCGAAGCCGAGACGACATTGCGATAGCGTCCGCCCAGCCACTGTTGCAGCGCGTTCTGCAGCGCCGCCGGCACCGTGGCGGGAGTCGCAGTGGTCGCTGTGGTCGCACCCGGTTGCGGTTTCGTCGGCACCAACGGCGGCGCTGGCGTGGTCGTGGCGGCCGGCTTTACGGGCGCCGGGGTGGTTACACCGGCGGCATTCGGCGCGGCTGCGGTCGTTGCTGTCGGCGGTGGTTTGCTTGGCGTAGCGAGCGCCAGCTTCGCGCTGCAGTCGCCGCGCGCGGTATCGGCCACGCCCTTGAACTCGGTCAACTGCGCGATCACCGCCGCCGCCGCCGCATCACCGAACCAGCGCATCGCGCCGGCACAGTCGTTCTGTTTGTAGGCGGCAAGCCCGAGGTAGTAGTGCGGCACATAAGGCGCGAAACGCTGGCCGTAGAGCTTCACCCGCACTTTCGGCGTCGGATTGCCGGCGAGCGCTTCCTGCATCGCCGTCTCGACCGCGCCCCAGTCCTGCTTCTCGGCGGCTTCCTGACCGCGCGCATAGGCCTTGTAGTCCGCCCACGCGACGGCCGGCGCGAGCAGCGCAGCGGCGATCAGTACGGCAAGACGGCGCTCAGAGACCGGCACGGCGCACGTACTCCTTTTCATCCAGCGCCGCGAACGCGGCCGAACTCAGGGTTTCCGTCTTCGCCTTCACCGTCGCCTGCGCACTGCTGCGTGCACCGGAGGGATGCTTGA